TTAATTGCCCATCTGGCAACGTCTTGGGAGTCCTTTGAATCATTAACTCCTACCAGGATTTTCATACTACCCTCCTTTGAAAATTTATTTTTGTAATAAAAAAACTTACAAAATTAATCCTTTAATTAAATAATAACACTATTAGTAAAATTTTTTTATAATAACTTTTTATATATTGATAACTATTTTAATTGAAATGTTTGATTATATTTAAATTATTTTAAAATTTATAAAATTGTGATTTAGGTTTATAATATTCCAGATACTATACTAAGAATTGGGGAGGCAATATAGTTGGGTTTATATCCTTTTGAAACAATAGAAAAAAAATGGCAAAACGTTTGGAGAGAAAAGAGGGCTTTTAAAACAGATGATGAAAAAGGGAATAAAAAAATGTACATCTTAGAGATGTTTCCCTACCCATCTGGGAATTTGCATATGGGACATGTTAGAAACTATACAATAGGAGATGTGGTTGCTCGCTATTATAGAATGAAATCTTATAATGTACTTCATCCTATGGGTTGGGATGCGTTTGGGATGCCTGCAGAAAATGCAGCTATAAAATATGGAGTTCATCCATATGAGTGGACTATAAAAAACATTGAAAACATGAAAAGACAGCTCAATTCTTTGGGTATAAGCTATGACTGGGATAGAGAAGTTGCTACCTGCTTTCCCGATTATTATAAATGGAATCAATGGTTATTTCTTCAATTTTATAAAAAGGGATTAGTTTATAAGAAAAAATCAAAGGTAAATTGGTGTCCGCAGTGTAAGACTGTGCTAGCAAATGAACAGGCTGAAGAAGGAAGATGCTGGAGATGTAAGAGTGAAGTTGAATTAAAAGAATTAGAACAGTGGTTTTTTAGGATTACAAATTATGCTGAAGAACTTTCTAAAGACCTTGATATATTGGATGGTTGGCCTCAGAAAGTAAAGGTAATGCAGAGGAACTGGATAGGTTTATCAGAAGGTGTAATGATAAAATTTAAGTTATCTGAAAAAGTTGATGGATACAAAGATGATTTTATAGAAGTTTTTACAACTAGAGCAGATACTTTGGGTGGTGCTACATTTCTTGTAGTTTCAGCTGAGCACCCAATTGTTAAAAGTATTTTAGAAAACAAAAATAACGATGAACTAAAAGAATTCATTAAGGAGTATGAGAGGGAAAGAATACAAAATAGATTTACAGTTGGGGTAACTGAAAAAAAAGGTGTGGCGCTTGGAATTCAGGTAATAAATCCTCTTACAAATGAAAAAATACAGGTTTATGCTTCTAATTATGTTCTTATGGGTTATGGTACTGGGGCTGTAATGGGGGTTCCTGCCCATGATTCGAGAGACTTTGAATTTGCTAAAGAAAAAAATCTGCCCATAAGATATGTAATTAGACCTGAAGGTAATGGATTTTATGAAGAAGACAAGGCTTACGAGGAAGAAGGAATTGTAATAAACTCACCACACATATCAGGTTTAAAGAGTTCAGATGCTAAAAAGAAGATTGTTGAAATGTTCCAAAAGGATCAAATGGCAAGTTTTTCTAAACAAATAAGATTGAGGGATTGGCTTATATCAAGACAAAGATATTGGGGAACGCCCATACCTGTAGTTTATTGTGAAAAGTGCGGAATAGTCCCCTTAGGAGAAGAAGACTTGCCTGTTATTTTGCCAACCAATGTAGAGTTCACAGGTACTGGCGGATCTCCTTTAGCCAATATTGATGAATTTGTAAAAACAAAGTGTCCAATTTGTGGTTCAGATGCTAGAAGGGAAACCGATACAATGGATACTTTCGTTGATTCTTCATGGTATTACCTTAGATTTTGTGATCCGAAGAACAATGATGAACCTTTTTCTGTAGAGAAAGCTAAATTTTGGATGAGTGTAGATCAATATATTGGTGGCGTAGAACACGCAGTATTGCACCTTCTTTATTCCAGATTTTTTGTAAAAGTTTTAAGAGACTTAGGCTTTTTGAATATTGATGAACCGTTTTCAAATCTTTTAACTCAAGGTA
Above is a genomic segment from Thermodesulfobium narugense DSM 14796 containing:
- the leuS gene encoding leucine--tRNA ligase codes for the protein MGLYPFETIEKKWQNVWREKRAFKTDDEKGNKKMYILEMFPYPSGNLHMGHVRNYTIGDVVARYYRMKSYNVLHPMGWDAFGMPAENAAIKYGVHPYEWTIKNIENMKRQLNSLGISYDWDREVATCFPDYYKWNQWLFLQFYKKGLVYKKKSKVNWCPQCKTVLANEQAEEGRCWRCKSEVELKELEQWFFRITNYAEELSKDLDILDGWPQKVKVMQRNWIGLSEGVMIKFKLSEKVDGYKDDFIEVFTTRADTLGGATFLVVSAEHPIVKSILENKNNDELKEFIKEYERERIQNRFTVGVTEKKGVALGIQVINPLTNEKIQVYASNYVLMGYGTGAVMGVPAHDSRDFEFAKEKNLPIRYVIRPEGNGFYEEDKAYEEEGIVINSPHISGLKSSDAKKKIVEMFQKDQMASFSKQIRLRDWLISRQRYWGTPIPVVYCEKCGIVPLGEEDLPVILPTNVEFTGTGGSPLANIDEFVKTKCPICGSDARRETDTMDTFVDSSWYYLRFCDPKNNDEPFSVEKAKFWMSVDQYIGGVEHAVLHLLYSRFFVKVLRDLGFLNIDEPFSNLLTQGMVLKDGEKMSKSKGNIVDPEEIISTYGADTARLFILFAAPPEKDLEWSDQGVEGAHRFLARIWKLFNENLERIKNVEASVEEDLTEDEVNIYKKLNKTLLKASNDIENKFHFNTSIAALMEFTNEFSYSLRNEKIRPKLIKKIFETFTIILSVFAPHISEEIWSRMGHTDLVCFQNWPEVDPDYLEDDICTIAIQVNGKLRDKIMVEKDLEEEAIEDKVLSSLRVKKFIEGKQILKKIYVKNKIFNIVVK